In Chitinibacter sp. SCUT-21, a single genomic region encodes these proteins:
- a CDS encoding Hpt domain-containing protein, translating into MDANLTTAVEQELVDIEAMFNELKNAVGMDMRDELLALFYPTLDECLAGLESVIPANDKEQIISLAHKLKGAAGQLGATQIAQMSKNIELSAKKDEFVSIPDYFSELKVIAVAVRDKLTS; encoded by the coding sequence ATGGATGCTAATTTAACTACCGCGGTAGAGCAAGAATTGGTCGATATCGAGGCCATGTTTAATGAGTTGAAAAACGCTGTTGGCATGGATATGCGTGATGAATTGTTGGCGCTGTTTTACCCCACTTTGGATGAGTGTTTGGCTGGGTTGGAGTCGGTAATTCCAGCCAATGATAAAGAGCAAATTATTAGCTTAGCGCACAAACTAAAGGGTGCAGCGGGTCAGTTAGGTGCGACACAGATCGCTCAGATGAGTAAAAATATTGAGCTGTCTGCAAAAAAAGATGAATTTGTATCAATACCCGATTATTTTTCTGAGCTTAAAGTGATTGCCGTCGCGGTTCGAGACAAATTAACCAGCTAG
- a CDS encoding response regulator gives MEKTIRDFISHTQMAIIVVAIMGVAASLLGWRIASDKVHALEQARFSQHVDNMVGNLQLRVQSLSLGLAGVSALPLITKGALLPNHFRSYVAARNLEAEFPGALGFGFIRKVVPADLADYIENQREYRPDFAVKPMVGVTKNPEQDYFVIEYIEPLALNRQALGLDVAMELRRREAALRAMRTGKVAISEKIQLVQANRQEAGFLMFLPYYLPSLEGISLSSLNESERIDSLVGWVYTPILASKLMRGLEKYLPADADFEIYSGQSVESKQLLFDFDRHTLTSSAPSAADRLFFRRDKIEVGGQVWIVETSAERLQYDFQHWVPLIILFSGFLFTGFIVALLRSMGLVKNKALILAEEMSATARHRELQMNAMLDSTPDVIILADIHGTIVSANRALQDIFGYEVADVVGNNVSILMPTDVGAQHQNFIKKYHYSGDSKVMGYGRDMWAQKRGGQKFPVEINLNQFEFSGDRFLVAQIRDVSIRYYAEEALQKSERQLELILACSGLGVWNLNLLNGQAFFGGQWGEMLGYVTADLAPSVEVWRSLVHPDDLIAADLALDSHINKKTTTYSCEMRLKTSRGDWKWVLAVGRVYERDQQDRAVRIAGIHLDIDVRKNNELMLLRRETELVLLQNQLSGVINSATEIGIIATDTQGVIRLFSPGAERMLGYEAVELLNIQTPMVFHVLHEIEARAKNLKEQTGKDILGFDVFSYFAKQGVSDTNEWTYVRKNGDHLQVNLSVTSILDDVGEISGYLAIAVNITDQKKLQASMEQAKEIAESASRAKSDFLANMSHEIRTPMNAVIGFSSLLADTGLNSTQEEYVKSIQNSGEALLNLINDLLDFSKIEAGHLELERIEFDLRHTFEGVLDIVSEKATRQSLDLACLVEPSVPNKLIGDPGRLRQVMLNLLNNAIKFTAQGEVVARVSATMESEQCCRLRVTVKDSGIGIAPEVMARLFNPFTQADSSTTRRFGGTGLGLSICRRIVEAMDGEIGVQSEIGQGATFWFEINLGVATLYKDEVESDLVGLRGAKALVVDDFAANRELLTLQLASFGIEAECFADPLQVLASIEQSTSTYALALVDMQLPVMNGIQLAQKLRGIDKNISLILLTSMAVPGLAAEAREAGFTGFLTKPIRQTQLGFVLREALKMSARPEGAKQLLTAHVMAEQIAAQKPYLLLAEDNPINQKVAVLMLEKLGCRVDVADNGRIAFEAVQNHDYDLVLMDCQMPELDGFETTSEIRALGDGFSVLPIVALTANAFQSDIDQCMLAGMNDFVSKPVRAEELQRILIKWVIDPKKKPEVL, from the coding sequence ATGGAAAAAACCATTAGAGACTTTATATCCCATACTCAGATGGCGATTATCGTAGTAGCCATCATGGGGGTGGCGGCTTCGTTGTTGGGGTGGCGTATTGCTAGCGACAAAGTGCACGCGTTAGAGCAGGCTCGATTTTCACAGCACGTAGACAATATGGTGGGTAATTTGCAGCTACGTGTGCAAAGCCTGTCTTTGGGTTTGGCTGGTGTAAGTGCATTGCCGTTAATCACCAAGGGTGCGTTGCTGCCTAATCATTTTCGCAGTTATGTGGCTGCTCGCAACCTTGAGGCTGAGTTTCCTGGCGCTTTGGGTTTTGGATTTATTCGCAAAGTGGTGCCGGCTGATTTGGCCGATTACATCGAAAACCAGCGGGAATATCGACCAGATTTTGCCGTCAAGCCTATGGTTGGCGTTACTAAAAATCCCGAACAAGATTACTTTGTCATTGAATATATTGAGCCGCTGGCGCTTAACCGTCAGGCCCTAGGACTCGATGTTGCGATGGAGCTGCGTCGCAGGGAGGCTGCATTACGAGCGATGAGAACGGGTAAGGTGGCTATTTCAGAAAAAATTCAATTGGTACAGGCGAATCGGCAAGAGGCTGGTTTTTTAATGTTTTTGCCTTATTACTTGCCATCGTTAGAGGGGATTTCCTTATCAAGTTTAAATGAAAGTGAGCGCATAGATTCATTAGTAGGTTGGGTATATACCCCAATACTTGCTTCAAAGTTAATGCGGGGCTTAGAAAAATATTTACCAGCTGACGCTGACTTCGAAATTTACTCTGGTCAATCAGTAGAGTCAAAGCAGTTACTTTTCGATTTTGATCGTCATACCCTCACAAGCTCTGCGCCATCGGCGGCCGATAGATTGTTTTTTAGAAGGGATAAAATCGAAGTGGGTGGGCAGGTTTGGATTGTCGAAACTAGTGCCGAAAGACTGCAGTATGATTTTCAGCATTGGGTTCCCTTAATTATTCTTTTTTCAGGTTTTTTATTTACTGGTTTTATCGTTGCATTGCTACGTAGTATGGGGCTGGTAAAGAATAAAGCGTTAATTTTAGCTGAGGAAATGTCTGCCACAGCAAGGCATCGTGAATTACAGATGAATGCAATGTTAGATAGTACCCCTGATGTAATTATTTTGGCAGATATACATGGCACAATAGTGAGTGCTAATCGAGCTTTGCAAGATATTTTCGGTTATGAGGTTGCAGATGTAGTTGGAAATAACGTTTCAATATTAATGCCGACAGATGTAGGTGCTCAACATCAAAACTTTATCAAAAAATATCACTATTCTGGCGATTCAAAAGTAATGGGTTATGGTCGTGATATGTGGGCCCAAAAGAGGGGTGGTCAGAAATTTCCTGTGGAGATTAACTTAAATCAATTCGAATTTTCTGGGGATCGTTTTTTGGTGGCGCAAATTCGTGATGTATCTATCCGATACTATGCAGAAGAGGCGTTGCAAAAGAGTGAGCGACAATTAGAATTGATATTGGCCTGTTCGGGGTTGGGGGTCTGGAATTTAAATTTACTGAATGGGCAGGCTTTCTTCGGTGGGCAATGGGGGGAAATGTTGGGTTATGTTACTGCAGATTTGGCTCCCTCGGTTGAGGTGTGGCGCTCACTAGTTCATCCTGATGATTTAATTGCAGCGGATTTGGCTTTGGATTCACATATTAATAAAAAAACAACTACATATAGTTGCGAAATGCGTCTAAAAACATCGAGAGGAGATTGGAAGTGGGTGTTGGCAGTTGGGCGAGTTTATGAGCGAGATCAGCAAGATCGCGCAGTAAGAATTGCAGGTATACATTTGGATATCGATGTTAGAAAAAACAACGAATTAATGTTGCTTCGTCGTGAAACTGAGTTAGTTCTTTTGCAAAATCAATTAAGTGGGGTAATTAATTCAGCTACTGAAATTGGTATTATTGCCACAGATACACAAGGAGTAATTCGTTTATTTAGCCCTGGTGCAGAGCGGATGCTAGGTTATGAGGCAGTGGAACTACTGAATATTCAAACCCCAATGGTTTTTCATGTTTTACATGAGATTGAAGCAAGGGCAAAAAATCTTAAGGAGCAAACAGGGAAAGATATTCTAGGTTTTGATGTGTTTAGCTACTTTGCCAAGCAAGGTGTTAGTGATACCAATGAATGGACTTATGTTCGAAAAAATGGTGACCATCTTCAGGTAAATTTGTCGGTGACTTCGATCCTTGATGATGTGGGAGAAATAAGTGGTTATCTAGCGATTGCAGTGAATATAACGGATCAAAAGAAACTGCAAGCCTCGATGGAACAAGCAAAAGAAATCGCTGAATCTGCAAGCCGAGCAAAAAGTGATTTTTTGGCCAATATGAGCCATGAGATTCGTACGCCAATGAATGCCGTGATTGGTTTTTCTTCTTTGCTTGCGGACACAGGGTTAAATTCAACGCAAGAAGAATATGTTAAGTCAATTCAAAATTCTGGAGAGGCGCTATTAAATTTAATTAATGATTTACTCGACTTTTCTAAGATTGAGGCCGGGCATCTTGAATTGGAGCGTATTGAGTTTGATTTGCGGCATACTTTTGAGGGCGTGTTGGATATTGTTTCTGAAAAAGCAACGCGGCAATCCTTGGATTTGGCTTGCTTAGTTGAACCCAGTGTGCCAAACAAGCTGATCGGAGATCCCGGGCGTTTGCGGCAGGTAATGCTCAACTTGTTGAATAACGCGATTAAATTTACAGCTCAGGGCGAGGTAGTTGCTCGTGTGTCTGCCACGATGGAATCTGAGCAATGTTGTAGATTGCGTGTAACGGTCAAAGATTCTGGGATAGGCATTGCCCCAGAGGTGATGGCGCGCTTGTTTAATCCATTTACTCAGGCTGATAGTTCAACAACTCGGCGCTTTGGTGGGACTGGTCTTGGCTTGTCTATCTGTCGTCGAATTGTGGAGGCGATGGATGGTGAAATTGGTGTGCAAAGTGAGATTGGACAGGGGGCAACCTTTTGGTTTGAGATTAATTTGGGGGTGGCAACGCTTTACAAGGATGAAGTTGAGTCTGATTTGGTCGGTTTGCGTGGCGCAAAAGCGCTGGTGGTCGATGATTTTGCGGCCAACCGCGAACTGCTTACTTTGCAATTAGCTTCATTTGGCATTGAAGCGGAATGCTTTGCTGATCCTTTGCAAGTTCTGGCCTCGATTGAGCAAAGTACTAGTACTTATGCGCTTGCCTTAGTTGATATGCAGCTACCAGTAATGAACGGCATACAGCTGGCGCAGAAATTGCGGGGGATTGATAAAAATATCTCCCTTATTTTACTGACCTCGATGGCTGTACCTGGTCTTGCGGCAGAGGCAAGGGAGGCTGGATTTACTGGCTTTTTAACCAAGCCTATTCGGCAAACTCAGCTTGGCTTTGTGCTCAGAGAGGCTCTAAAGATGAGTGCAAGGCCAGAAGGAGCCAAGCAGCTGCTTACGGCGCATGTGATGGCAGAGCAAATTGCAGCTCAAAAGCCCTATTTACTTTTAGCTGAAGACAATCCAATAAATCAAAAGGTTGCAGTATTAATGCTGGAGAAGCTTGGATGTAGGGTGGATGTTGCAGATAATGGACGGATAGCTTTCGAGGCTGTTCAAAATCATGATTATGATCTGGTTTTGATGGATTGCCAGATGCCTGAGTTGGATGGTTTTGAAACAACGAGCGAAATACGAGCCTTGGGCGATGGTTTTTCTGTTTTGCCAATTGTGGCATTGACGGCCAATGCATTTCAGTCAGATATCGATCAGTGCATGCTAGCGGGTATGAATGATTTTGTTTCAAAACCAGTACGTGCGGAAGAATTGCAACGCATATTAATCAAGTGGGTTATTGATCCCAAGAAAAAACCGGAGGTGCTGTGA
- the metG gene encoding methionine--tRNA ligase, translating to MTTQTPRKILVTSALPYANGAIHIGHLVEYIQTDIWVRFQKQRGHTCHYVCADDTHGTPIMLRAEKEGITPEALIARVHGEHSRDFAGFHVGFDNYYSTNSEENRQFASDIYKKLRANGKIISRTINQLYDPVKNMFLPDRFVKGECPKCSAKDQYGDNCEVCGATYSPTELKNPYSAVSGATPEMRESEHYFFKLGECEDFLKGWTTTEGKLQAEASNKMQEWFESGLSDWDISRDAPYFGFEIPDAPGKYFYVWLDAPVGYMASHKNLCDRLGIDFDEYWKRDSTTELYHFIGKDILYFHALFWPAMLEFAGYRTPTAINTHGFLTVDGAKMSKSRGTFITAESYLNHLNPEWLRYYFAAKLSNTFEDIDLNLEDFTARVNSDLIGKYINIASRAAGFITKRFEGKLAADLGNEPLLAKLQASSETIAAHFEAREYSRAIREIMALTDEVNQFVDQNKPWEMAKQEGREADLQRVCSILINAFRLLTTYLKPVLPKLATDVEAFLNIPPLTWADAQSLLLDHTINAYNHLMVRIDPKNIEAMVEENKQALAPVEAPAAQTTPAFDIPAIAETISIDDFMKVDLRIARIANAQHVEGAEKLLQLTLDIGNETRNVFAGIKSAYKPEDLIGKHTVMVANLAPRKMKFGMSEGMVLAAGGDGGLYILEPHDGAKPGMRVK from the coding sequence ATGACCACACAAACTCCTCGTAAAATCTTAGTGACCTCCGCGTTGCCTTACGCCAATGGTGCGATTCACATCGGCCACCTGGTGGAATACATCCAAACCGACATCTGGGTTCGCTTTCAAAAGCAGCGTGGCCATACCTGCCACTACGTTTGCGCGGATGACACGCACGGCACGCCGATTATGTTACGGGCGGAAAAAGAAGGGATTACGCCAGAAGCACTGATTGCGCGTGTGCACGGCGAACATTCGCGGGATTTTGCAGGTTTTCATGTTGGGTTTGACAACTACTACAGCACCAATAGTGAAGAAAACCGCCAGTTTGCCAGCGATATTTATAAAAAACTGCGCGCCAACGGCAAGATCATTAGTCGCACAATTAATCAGTTGTACGACCCAGTTAAAAACATGTTTTTGCCCGACCGTTTTGTGAAAGGCGAATGCCCAAAATGCTCAGCCAAAGATCAATACGGCGACAACTGTGAAGTCTGTGGCGCAACCTACAGCCCGACTGAGCTGAAAAACCCATACTCAGCCGTATCTGGCGCGACGCCAGAAATGCGCGAATCTGAGCACTACTTCTTTAAACTGGGTGAGTGCGAAGACTTCTTGAAAGGCTGGACAACCACTGAAGGTAAATTACAAGCCGAAGCATCGAACAAGATGCAAGAATGGTTCGAATCAGGCCTATCTGATTGGGATATCTCGCGCGACGCGCCGTATTTTGGCTTTGAAATCCCTGACGCACCGGGCAAATATTTCTACGTTTGGCTCGATGCGCCCGTTGGCTATATGGCCAGCCACAAAAACCTGTGTGACCGCCTAGGTATCGACTTTGACGAATACTGGAAACGCGATTCGACCACCGAGCTGTATCACTTTATTGGCAAGGACATTCTGTATTTCCACGCGCTATTTTGGCCTGCGATGCTGGAATTTGCTGGCTACCGCACGCCAACGGCGATCAATACGCACGGTTTCTTGACTGTTGATGGCGCGAAAATGAGTAAATCGCGTGGCACGTTTATTACGGCCGAGTCGTACTTAAACCACCTCAATCCTGAGTGGTTGCGCTATTACTTTGCGGCCAAACTATCGAACACCTTTGAAGACATCGATTTGAACCTCGAAGACTTCACTGCTCGCGTCAATTCCGACCTAATCGGCAAATACATCAATATCGCCAGCCGCGCGGCGGGCTTTATTACCAAGCGCTTTGAAGGCAAACTCGCCGCGGACTTGGGCAACGAGCCATTGCTAGCCAAACTGCAAGCAAGTAGCGAAACCATCGCAGCGCATTTTGAAGCACGTGAATACAGCCGCGCGATTCGCGAAATCATGGCCTTGACCGACGAAGTAAATCAGTTTGTCGATCAAAACAAACCGTGGGAAATGGCCAAACAAGAAGGGCGCGAAGCAGATTTGCAACGCGTTTGCTCGATCTTAATCAATGCCTTCCGCTTGCTCACCACATACCTCAAGCCAGTATTACCTAAATTGGCCACGGATGTAGAGGCTTTCCTTAATATACCCCCACTCACTTGGGCAGATGCGCAAAGCCTGTTGCTGGATCACACCATCAACGCCTACAACCATTTGATGGTGCGCATTGACCCGAAAAATATCGAAGCGATGGTCGAAGAAAACAAGCAAGCCTTAGCCCCAGTTGAAGCACCAGCCGCGCAAACTACGCCAGCGTTTGATATCCCAGCGATTGCCGAGACCATCAGCATCGATGACTTTATGAAGGTGGATTTGCGCATTGCACGTATCGCCAATGCCCAACACGTTGAAGGCGCCGAGAAGTTGCTGCAGCTGACGCTGGATATTGGTAACGAAACCCGCAATGTATTTGCTGGCATAAAATCAGCGTACAAACCGGAAGACTTGATCGGCAAACACACCGTGATGGTCGCCAATCTAGCGCCGCGCAAGATGAAGTTTGGCATGTCTGAAGGCATGGTCCTTGCCGCTGGCGGCGATGGCGGCTTGTACATCCTAGAGCCGCACGATGGCGCCAAACCGGGTATGCGCGTGAAATAA
- a CDS encoding acylphosphatase, translating into MANAAFHFFIAGHVQGVGFRWATCQLAEELQLAGYVRNRTDGRVEVWAEGDSADLAELAHWLETGPEGAHVDAVSKQKVEFKGYNGFHEMMTI; encoded by the coding sequence ATGGCCAATGCTGCTTTTCATTTTTTTATTGCCGGACACGTGCAAGGCGTCGGCTTTCGCTGGGCGACTTGCCAACTTGCCGAAGAATTGCAACTGGCCGGCTACGTGCGCAACCGCACCGACGGTCGCGTCGAAGTATGGGCCGAAGGCGATAGCGCCGATTTAGCCGAACTGGCTCATTGGCTCGAAACAGGGCCAGAAGGCGCGCACGTTGATGCGGTGAGCAAACAAAAGGTTGAATTTAAAGGCTATAACGGCTTTCACGAAATGATGACCATCTAG